A section of the Methanosarcina mazei S-6 genome encodes:
- a CDS encoding restriction endonuclease subunit S, giving the protein MENKLPEGWKITNLEYICNLVTDGTHDKTPLVDKEIGVPLVTSKDLTEDGISFENVTYITTEQHQQIIRRSKPEKGDILYSKIGTIGKPTIVNVDFEFSIKNVALFKLKEDIVFNKYIRYYLKCEQVHNSLLKRADGGNQKFIPINALKKIEIILPPLKTQQKIVSILEKAEETRKLRAQADELTQKLLQSVFLEIFGDPVTNPMGWNTEKLEKLCVKIYGGGTPSKSKPEYYEGDIPWVTPKDMKQDFIQDSIDHISEKAIEESSTKLIPPYSLLMVIRSGILKHTLPIAINNCKVTMNQDMKGFVFDDKLTNSFFMLYYFKIYQRDLLNRVRSVTADNLEFSQIKDIDVILPPIKQQQRFTTIVEQLDRTRSNQQQSSLEINSLFDALMQKAFTGKLVS; this is encoded by the coding sequence ATGGAAAACAAACTGCCTGAAGGATGGAAGATTACAAATCTTGAATATATTTGTAATCTTGTCACCGATGGAACACATGATAAAACACCACTTGTAGATAAGGAAATAGGTGTTCCTTTAGTCACTTCTAAAGATCTCACTGAAGATGGGATTTCTTTTGAAAATGTAACTTATATAACAACAGAACAACATCAACAAATAATAAGAAGATCCAAACCGGAAAAAGGAGACATATTATACTCAAAAATAGGAACAATCGGAAAACCAACCATTGTTAATGTAGACTTTGAATTTAGCATAAAAAATGTAGCTTTATTCAAATTAAAGGAAGACATTGTCTTCAATAAATATATTAGATATTACCTGAAATGTGAACAAGTACATAACTCTTTGCTTAAAAGAGCAGACGGTGGAAACCAGAAATTTATACCAATTAATGCACTCAAAAAAATTGAAATAATTTTACCTCCCCTCAAAACTCAGCAAAAAATAGTCTCCATCCTCGAAAAAGCCGAAGAAACGAGAAAACTTCGGGCACAGGCGGATGAGTTGACTCAGAAGCTTCTTCAGAGTGTGTTTTTGGAGATTTTTGGAGATCCAGTTACAAATCCAATGGGTTGGAACACTGAAAAACTTGAAAAATTATGTGTGAAAATATATGGAGGCGGAACTCCTTCTAAATCCAAGCCAGAATACTACGAGGGCGATATTCCTTGGGTCACTCCTAAAGATATGAAGCAGGATTTTATCCAAGACAGCATAGATCATATTTCAGAAAAAGCAATTGAAGAGAGTTCGACAAAATTAATACCTCCATATTCTTTACTTATGGTTATCCGCAGTGGAATCCTAAAACATACACTTCCTATAGCAATAAATAATTGTAAAGTTACAATGAACCAAGATATGAAAGGTTTTGTTTTCGACGATAAACTCACAAATTCTTTCTTTATGCTTTACTATTTCAAGATTTACCAGAGAGATCTGCTAAATCGCGTCAGATCGGTTACGGCCGACAACTTAGAGTTCAGTCAGATTAAAGACATCGATGTTATTTTACCACCTATTAAACAGCAACAACGATTTACCACAATAGTAGAACAATTGGATAGAACAAGATCTAACCAACAGCAATCCTCACTTGAAATAAATAGCCTCTTCGATGCCCTCATGCAGAAAGCCTTCACCGGGAAACTGGTTTCATAA
- a CDS encoding type I restriction-modification system subunit M, translated as MRLPPEKKSKIDALWDRFWSGGLSNPLQSIEQMSYLIFMKRLEDMDVLEQRRANATGKAYISIFEGHEECRWSEWKHKSAEEMLKHVRDVVFPFIKNIHDGEKTLFSQHMKDAVFIIPKPSLVQEAVGIIDELDISGQTSDVQGDIYEYLLSQLATAGKNGQFRTPRHIIRMIVELVDPDVNDRICDPACGTAGFLFTAYRYILKKYTSPDMVTEDEEGDWHGLIGDHITEQNAWDKLHQDTFYGFDFDSTMVRIALMNMVLHGIKAPHIESTDTLSNQYSGEEAFTVILANPPFKGSIDKNDINDRLTLGTTKTELLFVEKMYRMLEIGGKCGVIVPDGVLFGSSNAHRDLRKLLLEKCQLEGIVSMPSGVFKPYAGVSTAVLIFTNGGNTEKVWFYDMEADGYSLDDKRTPLDRKGDIPDIIERFRNRREENPTDRKGKCFYVPAEEIKANNYDLSISRYKEIEYEEIRYEKPEIIIEKIEELEGKILGNIAELKRMLNQDL; from the coding sequence ATGAGACTCCCACCCGAAAAAAAGTCAAAAATAGATGCCCTCTGGGATAGGTTCTGGAGCGGCGGGCTGTCCAACCCTTTGCAGTCCATTGAGCAGATGTCGTACCTCATTTTCATGAAAAGGCTTGAGGATATGGACGTGCTGGAGCAGAGGCGGGCGAATGCTACCGGAAAGGCTTATATTTCTATTTTTGAAGGGCACGAGGAGTGCAGGTGGTCGGAATGGAAACACAAATCTGCTGAGGAGATGCTTAAGCATGTCAGAGATGTCGTGTTTCCGTTTATCAAGAATATTCATGATGGGGAGAAGACGCTTTTTTCCCAGCATATGAAAGATGCCGTGTTCATTATCCCGAAACCTTCTCTTGTACAGGAGGCCGTAGGAATCATTGACGAGCTCGACATTTCGGGACAGACTTCTGATGTGCAGGGAGACATTTACGAATATCTCTTAAGCCAGCTCGCAACCGCAGGCAAGAACGGGCAGTTCAGGACTCCAAGGCACATAATCAGGATGATAGTCGAGCTTGTAGACCCTGATGTCAATGACAGGATCTGCGACCCTGCGTGCGGGACTGCCGGTTTCCTGTTTACTGCTTACAGGTATATCCTCAAAAAGTACACAAGTCCCGATATGGTGACAGAAGACGAGGAAGGGGACTGGCACGGCCTTATCGGAGACCATATAACCGAGCAGAACGCATGGGATAAGCTGCACCAGGACACATTCTACGGCTTTGATTTTGACTCTACTATGGTCCGGATTGCGCTCATGAACATGGTTTTGCACGGAATTAAAGCCCCTCATATCGAATCTACCGACACGCTCTCAAACCAGTACAGCGGAGAAGAAGCATTTACAGTCATTCTTGCAAACCCGCCCTTCAAGGGGAGCATTGATAAAAACGACATCAATGACAGGCTGACACTTGGCACAACAAAAACCGAACTCCTTTTCGTAGAAAAAATGTACAGGATGCTCGAAATCGGAGGTAAGTGCGGCGTAATCGTTCCCGACGGCGTGCTCTTTGGAAGCTCGAATGCTCACAGGGACCTCCGAAAGCTCCTGCTCGAAAAATGTCAGCTCGAAGGAATAGTTTCCATGCCTTCGGGCGTATTCAAGCCGTATGCAGGAGTCTCAACTGCAGTGCTCATCTTTACAAACGGCGGGAATACGGAAAAAGTCTGGTTCTATGATATGGAAGCCGACGGCTATTCCCTGGATGATAAACGAACTCCACTTGACAGAAAAGGAGATATCCCGGATATCATCGAAAGATTCAGAAACCGTAGAGAAGAAAACCCGACCGATAGAAAAGGAAAATGCTTTTACGTGCCAGCCGAAGAAATTAAAGCTAATAATTACGATCTTTCGATTTCCAGGTACAAAGAAATCGAGTATGAAGAAATCAGGTACGAAAAGCCCGAGATTATCATTGAAAAAATAGAGGAACTCGAAGGAAAAATCCTGGGAAATATTGCGGAATTAAAAAGGATGCTCAATCAGGATTTATAA
- a CDS encoding helicase C-terminal domain-containing protein, translating to MLTSAQTRSLFRNNIFYKYRTAISVCQSIGRSIRSEEDWAYTFTLDSRFPKYISDHRNLINESVSFYEKRIPDFPSEKSIQKLKNEIFRNLPF from the coding sequence ATGCTTACATCTGCACAAACCAGAAGTCTCTTCAGAAACAATATTTTTTATAAATACAGAACTGCTATTTCAGTATGCCAGAGTATTGGAAGGTCTATAAGGTCGGAAGAAGACTGGGCTTACACATTTACCCTGGATTCAAGGTTCCCAAAATATATTTCAGACCATAGAAACCTGATAAATGAATCTGTTAGTTTTTACGAGAAAAGAATCCCTGACTTTCCTTCCGAAAAATCAATACAAAAATTGAAGAACGAAATATTTAGGAATTTACCATTTTGA
- a CDS encoding DEAD/DEAH box helicase family protein — MYIVIKDFFPHGELRGHQGYVLDKIQEGPDRGKINFIIQAPTGSGKTALSIAIARYFKNAYICTNQKSLQKQYFL, encoded by the coding sequence ATATATATAGTCATCAAAGACTTTTTCCCGCATGGAGAGTTAAGGGGACATCAGGGATACGTTTTAGATAAAATTCAGGAAGGCCCTGACAGGGGAAAAATCAATTTTATAATTCAGGCTCCGACAGGTTCGGGAAAAACTGCGCTGTCTATTGCAATTGCCAGGTATTTTAAAAATGCTTACATCTGCACAAACCAGAAGTCTCTTCAGAAACAATATTTTTTATAA
- a CDS encoding tetratricopeptide repeat protein has protein sequence MSRRLVDLTVRELMNASTLFEKEKYEKALEKLNKAEKLAEKAKSSDLMCRVLLHKGEVMDSMDYPEEALELYEKALDISSRLFLNEPQDSSYQKCLYNSIGLIGTNLEDRDSFSAAEKSYGRTNKLFDGITDEYNKLIAEQPENSEYLLNYLKTLKNIGAYFLIIGQPEKQIPLTNSTLETFRKILILQPENPNILEQLDLFVRKLGEEFLENELFEDAKKLYDQLQEIYRSLLEKYPDNEIVIHYFIFSYGYLGDLQSIQGYPEKMEETYLQALSIVEDNLRKNPEDAAFLVNRGKIYEEIGLNYSESGDPEKANSFYEKALANFEGMTGKYPDDQDYQFKLTETFGNLGKLFAKIKRIEKAKQCYMYKIKIYESLFENGPEDEDLKMEIIDTFTQIGNLYAEAGDRDQAKEYYEKAIEGYEMLLSENPESTDFEIGISDVLTALGDMYAKVEHEDVESEDETEDAEFEIAREYYEKALKLNEKEFGRYPDDSTCQDELVRTLGKIGDSFAAQERYIDAVPYYRRIIEIKEQAVRDNPVEWIYIMTLTNSLYQLGYLYGQIGEIELEKQQYSKAEELFSRLLHDEKISLPVKQILAFDVQGRGIDLLNSRKYDSAKGALDLALEFFENEYEKNPKEPENYPFICEALHQSGRLQQSLENFEEAAKIFDSLLPAVEKLLESNPENPENAEYREKAGINYTDAGEVYYLIEEYEKSKQSFKRALDINEVLLDEEPDNPIYKINQAETFGKYAKLLSKLGRNEEADDYSTKSKEIYRKLAEEDCGEKDTDE, from the coding sequence ATGTCCAGGCGGCTCGTAGATTTAACAGTCAGGGAATTGATGAATGCATCCACTCTTTTTGAAAAGGAGAAATATGAAAAGGCACTTGAGAAGCTTAATAAAGCTGAAAAACTGGCGGAAAAGGCAAAAAGTTCGGACCTTATGTGCCGTGTTCTGCTCCACAAAGGAGAGGTTATGGATTCCATGGATTATCCAGAAGAAGCTCTGGAGCTGTATGAAAAAGCTCTGGATATTTCATCACGCCTTTTTTTAAATGAACCCCAGGATTCCTCCTATCAGAAATGTCTTTATAATTCCATTGGTCTCATTGGAACTAATCTTGAAGATAGAGATAGTTTTTCGGCAGCAGAGAAGTCTTATGGACGTACAAATAAATTATTTGATGGGATAACTGATGAATATAATAAACTGATTGCGGAGCAGCCTGAAAACTCTGAGTATTTGTTGAATTATTTAAAAACCCTGAAAAATATTGGTGCTTATTTTTTAATTATCGGTCAACCTGAAAAGCAAATCCCGCTTACCAACAGTACCCTGGAAACTTTCAGAAAAATATTAATTCTCCAGCCCGAAAATCCGAATATTTTAGAGCAGCTGGATTTATTTGTGAGGAAACTTGGAGAAGAATTTCTGGAAAATGAGCTTTTTGAAGATGCGAAAAAACTCTATGACCAGTTACAGGAGATTTACAGGAGTCTTCTTGAAAAATACCCAGATAACGAGATTGTAATTCATTATTTTATTTTCTCATATGGGTATTTAGGAGACCTCCAGTCGATACAGGGATACCCTGAAAAAATGGAAGAAACTTACCTGCAGGCTCTTTCAATAGTAGAAGATAACTTACGCAAAAACCCTGAGGACGCTGCATTTCTTGTTAACAGAGGTAAAATTTACGAGGAAATCGGGCTCAATTATTCGGAATCCGGAGACCCCGAAAAAGCAAATTCGTTCTATGAAAAAGCGCTCGCAAACTTTGAAGGTATGACAGGAAAGTACCCGGATGACCAGGATTATCAGTTTAAACTTACAGAAACTTTCGGCAACCTTGGGAAACTTTTTGCAAAAATAAAGCGCATCGAGAAAGCAAAACAATGCTATATGTATAAGATTAAAATTTATGAGTCCCTCTTCGAAAATGGTCCCGAGGATGAAGACCTCAAAATGGAGATTATCGATACCTTCACGCAGATAGGGAACCTCTATGCTGAAGCAGGAGATAGGGATCAAGCAAAAGAATACTATGAAAAGGCGATTGAAGGATATGAAATGCTGCTTTCCGAAAACCCGGAGTCAACTGATTTTGAGATTGGCATTTCGGACGTCCTCACGGCTCTTGGGGACATGTATGCAAAAGTGGAGCATGAAGATGTGGAATCCGAAGACGAAACCGAAGATGCAGAATTTGAAATTGCCAGGGAATACTACGAAAAAGCCCTCAAACTAAACGAAAAAGAATTTGGACGATATCCTGACGATTCAACATGCCAGGATGAGCTTGTCAGGACACTGGGCAAAATTGGAGATTCATTTGCAGCTCAGGAAAGGTACATTGATGCAGTTCCATATTACCGGCGCATTATCGAGATCAAGGAACAGGCGGTAAGAGATAATCCCGTCGAATGGATCTATATAATGACTCTTACTAATTCTCTGTATCAGTTAGGGTATTTATATGGACAAATAGGGGAAATAGAACTGGAGAAGCAACAATATTCAAAGGCGGAGGAACTTTTCTCAAGATTATTACACGATGAAAAAATCTCCCTTCCGGTAAAGCAAATCCTGGCTTTTGATGTGCAGGGCCGTGGAATAGACCTTCTTAATTCCAGGAAATACGACAGCGCGAAAGGAGCCCTTGACCTTGCCCTTGAATTCTTTGAAAACGAGTATGAAAAAAACCCGAAAGAGCCGGAAAACTATCCTTTCATATGTGAAGCACTTCACCAGAGTGGAAGGCTGCAACAATCCCTGGAGAACTTTGAGGAAGCGGCTAAAATCTTTGATTCACTGCTCCCAGCAGTGGAAAAATTGCTCGAATCAAATCCCGAAAATCCCGAAAATGCCGAATACCGGGAAAAAGCAGGAATCAATTATACCGATGCCGGGGAAGTGTATTATCTTATCGAGGAGTATGAAAAATCTAAGCAGTCCTTTAAAAGAGCCCTGGACATAAATGAAGTCCTCCTTGATGAAGAACCGGATAACCCCATATATAAGATAAACCAGGCGGAAACATTCGGGAAATACGCAAAGTTACTCTCAAAACTTGGAAGGAATGAGGAAGCAGACGATTACAGTACAAAATCCAAGGAAATATACAGGAAACTGGCTGAAGAGGACTGTGGCGAAAAGGATACTGATGAATAA
- a CDS encoding tetratricopeptide repeat protein, with protein MVRTLSDASSLFGKERYKKALEKLDKAEKLAEKTKRTDILCRVLLQKGAVMNSMGKPDEGQDLYDKALDIYRTSNLNEQESSVLKHTLSNTFSELAKHFKMVDSIENAEKCYLNEIKVYEILLEKDPEDEDSNLEIARVFKAIGDLYEYFKPEKMDPETERQYYEKILDIREKAFELLPDSETYIYDLAHALGKLVDYYIIRQDYKSAIQFQERVVEVMEELIDLLANWKDLKAKSNAYDKLGSLYAEIGEEELAQEQYSKALEYYGMIFDDELWPFSVKATLASELMERGKTLLLLKKYESAKESMDMALDFLEGVDNEEPEDSTEESLDLASVILGEGYEEESEDSGYLAELAEIFREYAKTLSDLNRNEEAEEFTAKSEKILRKLA; from the coding sequence ATGGTTAGGACTTTAAGTGATGCATCTTCTCTATTTGGAAAGGAGAGGTACAAAAAAGCCCTTGAAAAACTTGATAAAGCCGAAAAACTGGCGGAAAAAACAAAGAGGACGGACATCCTGTGCCGTGTTCTACTGCAAAAGGGAGCGGTAATGAATTCCATGGGTAAGCCGGACGAGGGCCAGGACCTGTACGATAAAGCCCTGGATATTTACAGGACTTCCAATTTAAATGAGCAGGAGAGTTCGGTTCTTAAACATACCCTTTCGAATACCTTTAGTGAGCTTGCAAAACACTTTAAAATGGTAGACAGTATCGAGAATGCAGAAAAGTGTTACTTGAACGAAATAAAGGTCTATGAGATCCTTCTGGAGAAGGACCCCGAAGATGAGGATTCAAACCTGGAAATTGCCAGAGTTTTCAAAGCTATTGGAGATCTATATGAGTATTTTAAGCCAGAAAAGATGGATCCCGAAACTGAAAGGCAGTATTACGAAAAAATTCTGGACATAAGGGAGAAAGCATTTGAGCTGCTTCCTGATAGTGAGACCTATATATATGACCTGGCCCATGCCCTTGGAAAACTTGTTGATTACTATATAATTCGACAGGACTATAAATCCGCGATTCAATTTCAAGAGCGTGTTGTTGAGGTCATGGAGGAACTTATTGATCTTCTGGCAAACTGGAAGGACCTGAAAGCCAAGAGCAATGCCTATGATAAACTGGGTTCCCTTTATGCGGAAATTGGAGAAGAGGAGCTCGCACAGGAGCAGTATTCAAAAGCCCTTGAATATTATGGGATGATTTTTGATGACGAACTCTGGCCCTTTTCTGTTAAGGCGACGCTGGCCTCCGAACTCATGGAACGCGGAAAGACCCTCCTCCTTTTAAAGAAATACGAGAGTGCGAAAGAATCTATGGACATGGCCCTCGATTTCCTTGAAGGAGTAGATAACGAAGAACCGGAAGACAGCACAGAAGAATCCCTGGACCTGGCCTCTGTTATTCTTGGAGAAGGATATGAGGAAGAGTCGGAAGACTCCGGCTATCTGGCAGAGTTGGCTGAAATCTTCAGGGAGTATGCAAAAACTCTCTCTGACCTGAACCGGAATGAAGAGGCAGAGGAGTTTACTGCAAAATCGGAAAAAATATTGAGGAAACTGGCTTAA